A window from Symbiopectobacterium purcellii encodes these proteins:
- a CDS encoding FliM/FliN family flagellar motor switch protein, with protein sequence MIGQHLRSYSKRELSERRRVKTWQDQGFDVCQHLVPGNHLLHFIADTGWEGIIDLERWFCHRVPQSAALSSASWSPAQLETLFITCIQPINGLPQDLAYQRLESKGRVAASSVPAQAYACMASQGRVWLHTFPPHAPLEEGRRYLKADSLPLSIQFQIGYSHISMALLKRIQRGDVILVNHEECTVASSNHVLGRFIKIEEGFMFDETDVTAMSENESELSLPEHINEVAVAPVRSRDEIKIKLDVVLQQSTLSVAELESFYHGQVIPCHPDAEQNISIMANGVPVAKGELVWIEDSLGIEIKDIYQEAGDVSRQ encoded by the coding sequence GTGATTGGCCAACACCTACGCAGCTATTCAAAGCGCGAACTGTCCGAGCGTCGCAGAGTGAAAACGTGGCAAGACCAAGGCTTTGACGTGTGTCAGCATCTGGTACCCGGCAATCACCTGCTGCATTTTATCGCTGATACGGGGTGGGAGGGCATTATCGATCTGGAGAGATGGTTTTGCCACCGAGTGCCTCAGAGTGCGGCATTGTCGAGCGCATCGTGGTCGCCCGCGCAGTTAGAGACGTTGTTCATTACTTGCATACAGCCTATTAATGGGTTGCCGCAAGACCTCGCATATCAACGTTTGGAAAGCAAAGGTCGGGTGGCGGCATCGTCTGTTCCAGCGCAGGCTTACGCCTGTATGGCATCGCAAGGGCGCGTATGGTTGCATACCTTTCCTCCCCACGCCCCGTTGGAAGAGGGGCGTCGCTATTTGAAGGCGGACTCTCTGCCTTTATCTATCCAGTTTCAAATTGGCTACAGCCATATCTCCATGGCGTTGCTGAAACGCATTCAGCGTGGCGATGTGATATTGGTTAATCATGAAGAATGCACAGTTGCCTCGTCAAACCATGTGTTGGGGCGATTTATCAAAATTGAAGAGGGATTTATGTTTGATGAAACGGACGTTACTGCAATGTCAGAAAATGAAAGCGAATTATCGTTGCCAGAACACATAAATGAGGTCGCTGTTGCCCCGGTACGATCGCGTGACGAGATTAAAATAAAGCTCGATGTGGTATTGCAACAAAGCACGCTCAGCGTTGCGGAATTAGAATCCTTTTATCACGGTCAGGTTATTCCATGTCATCCTGATGCAGAGCAGAATATATCCATTATGGCTAATGGTGTACCCGTTGCCAAAGGTGAGTTGGTGTGGATTGAGGATAGTTTGGGTATCGAAATAAAAGATATTTATCAAGAGGCTGGTGATGTCTCACGGCAATGA
- a CDS encoding SpaN/EivJ family type III secretion system needle length determinant, with protein MATLNGVKAIFSGSNPGREENATQSLEHIVLNAIKQKAKQVKKGHEDNAFPPVALSHASLSATLPELHASLGKWRESGRGKINLPVQSETRAEVSKTVNTRATEAPLDKGVPTRKTTVHHDLSALSASVGEKTGVASGVHGLSAAVALQERRDTPLSHAIVSQVTDTAVFPSTSIPSEAPGHRTEREQTPSGIPLTSDAQHRMFTGDTAARSADNAFAGASRQPLPSEAILRNIGNTALNEAASESQLLYRFSDWGYGHQVNVLLGGHAKAPHVLQVSDPLVHQRLADYEGQGQSDPEWVFSEDDEQPKKEHNTFADEENA; from the coding sequence ATGGCGACGTTAAATGGAGTGAAAGCCATTTTTTCTGGCAGTAACCCCGGCAGGGAAGAAAATGCGACGCAAAGTTTAGAACACATTGTTTTAAATGCCATAAAGCAAAAAGCAAAGCAGGTGAAGAAAGGGCACGAGGACAATGCTTTCCCTCCTGTCGCGCTTTCTCACGCCTCGCTATCCGCAACACTGCCGGAACTGCATGCTAGTTTGGGCAAATGGCGGGAAAGCGGACGAGGAAAAATCAATCTGCCGGTGCAGTCAGAGACGCGCGCTGAGGTAAGCAAGACAGTAAACACGCGCGCGACAGAGGCCCCACTCGATAAAGGGGTACCCACGCGCAAAACAACCGTACACCATGATTTATCCGCCCTTTCTGCCAGCGTGGGGGAAAAGACAGGCGTAGCCAGTGGGGTGCACGGTCTGTCAGCTGCCGTTGCACTTCAGGAACGTCGTGATACGCCACTTTCCCACGCGATAGTCAGTCAGGTAACTGATACGGCGGTTTTTCCTTCTACGAGCATACCTTCAGAAGCGCCAGGCCACAGGACGGAAAGAGAGCAGACGCCCTCTGGTATTCCGCTAACCAGCGATGCACAACACCGTATGTTCACGGGTGATACCGCTGCACGTAGTGCTGATAACGCGTTCGCCGGGGCGAGCCGACAGCCACTTCCCTCTGAGGCGATACTGAGAAACATCGGCAACACCGCGCTAAATGAGGCTGCGTCAGAGAGTCAATTATTGTACCGCTTTTCGGATTGGGGATATGGTCATCAGGTCAATGTGCTGCTCGGCGGACATGCCAAAGCACCGCATGTATTGCAGGTTTCTGATCCGTTAGTGCACCAGCGATTAGCGGATTATGAGGGCCAGGGACAAAGCGACCCGGAATGGGTGTTTTCTGAGGACGATGAGCAGCCAAAGAAAGAGCACAACACCTTTGCCGATGAGGAAAATGCGTGA
- the sctN gene encoding type III secretion system ATPase SctN, with protein sequence MANRQLLRQQAHPLRLSGSIIEARLPGVTVGEVCEVRQGWNQPDILARAQVLGFHGDTTLLSLIGNAQGLSREAVICPTGTGLSVVLSHDLLGCVLNPFGEVVERLAGEERGFTWQRRTIDAPPPIYQDRVGIQQPFWTGIRAIDGLITCGVGQRMGIFASAGCGKTTLMHMLIEQSQADVFVIALVGERGREVTEFIEALRESDRQSQCVLVYATSDYSSLNRCNAAQVATTVAEYFRDAGMNVVLFLDSITRYARALRDVALATGESPARRGYPASVFDALPKLLERPGVTQTGSITAYYTILLESDDEPDPIAEEIRSILDGHIYLSRKLAAKNHYPAIDVLNSVSRVANRVCDSEHLHYAGELRRILAKIDELQLFVDLGEYQPGENEENDRAMNKRDRLFAWLKQRVDERADFNTITDEMKRHAS encoded by the coding sequence ATGGCGAACCGACAGCTCTTACGTCAACAAGCACATCCTTTGCGCCTGTCTGGCTCCATCATTGAAGCGCGGCTGCCCGGTGTGACTGTCGGGGAAGTTTGCGAAGTTCGCCAAGGCTGGAATCAGCCAGATATTCTGGCTCGCGCTCAGGTATTGGGGTTTCATGGCGATACGACACTGCTGAGTTTGATAGGCAATGCGCAAGGTTTGTCGCGAGAGGCGGTAATTTGTCCTACAGGGACAGGGCTGTCGGTTGTACTGAGTCATGACCTGCTGGGTTGTGTACTGAACCCATTTGGTGAAGTTGTCGAGCGATTAGCAGGTGAGGAGCGAGGGTTTACCTGGCAGCGTCGTACCATTGATGCACCACCTCCGATTTATCAGGACCGGGTGGGCATTCAGCAGCCGTTTTGGACCGGGATCCGGGCCATTGACGGGCTGATTACCTGCGGCGTAGGTCAGCGCATGGGCATTTTTGCATCGGCGGGGTGTGGGAAAACGACCTTGATGCACATGCTTATTGAGCAATCACAAGCGGATGTTTTTGTGATTGCGCTTGTCGGTGAGCGTGGGCGTGAAGTGACGGAATTCATTGAAGCATTGCGCGAATCCGATCGTCAGAGCCAGTGTGTTTTGGTTTACGCGACTTCAGATTATTCATCGTTGAATCGTTGCAATGCTGCGCAGGTTGCAACCACGGTTGCTGAATATTTTCGCGACGCAGGCATGAATGTTGTGCTCTTCCTGGATTCGATTACGCGTTATGCCAGGGCCCTACGCGATGTGGCGCTGGCTACGGGAGAATCACCCGCACGGCGTGGTTATCCTGCCTCGGTCTTTGATGCCCTGCCCAAGCTATTGGAACGCCCGGGCGTCACCCAAACAGGAAGTATTACGGCCTATTACACCATTCTTTTGGAAAGCGATGACGAGCCCGATCCTATTGCAGAAGAAATTCGCTCAATTCTTGACGGACATATCTACCTGAGCCGTAAGTTGGCGGCCAAAAATCACTATCCAGCGATTGATGTTCTGAATAGTGTCAGTCGCGTCGCTAATCGGGTTTGTGACAGTGAACATCTTCATTACGCGGGCGAACTGCGTCGCATTTTGGCAAAAATTGATGAGCTGCAACTCTTTGTCGATCTAGGCGAATATCAACCGGGCGAAAATGAAGAGAATGACCGCGCCATGAATAAACGAGATCGCTTGTTTGCCTGGTTAAAACAGCGTGTCGATGAGCGTGCTGATTTCAATACGATAACCGATGAGATGAAACGTCATGCTTCGTGA
- the spaK gene encoding SPI-1 type III secretion system chaperone SpaK (involved in a secretory pathway responsible for the surface presentation of determinants needed for the entry of Salmonella species into mammalian cells): MYIDIVKLVRDALLHSGVDESILSDFDGHSTIVLDFENYPSLLISNVDGQIWIWSQLSENTPGLLQHKAAQIQEKIMEGCHFAMTGQLQIAINNDAIELKGLVHPDYLTDGARFADAMDEFFQLQEAFLGVIR; the protein is encoded by the coding sequence ATGTATATTGATATTGTAAAGTTGGTTCGTGATGCGCTACTGCACAGTGGGGTGGATGAATCCATTCTGAGTGATTTTGATGGTCATTCAACCATTGTGCTCGATTTTGAAAATTATCCCAGTTTGTTAATCAGCAATGTGGATGGGCAGATATGGATTTGGTCACAGCTCAGTGAAAACACACCTGGGTTATTGCAGCATAAAGCAGCCCAAATCCAGGAAAAAATTATGGAAGGGTGCCACTTTGCGATGACCGGGCAATTACAGATTGCCATTAACAATGATGCCATTGAATTAAAAGGGCTGGTACATCCTGACTATCTGACTGACGGTGCTCGCTTTGCGGATGCCATGGACGAATTCTTCCAATTGCAAGAAGCCTTTTTGGGAGTGATTCGCTAA
- a CDS encoding EscV/YscV/HrcV family type III secretion system export apparatus protein, giving the protein MIDFLNRVRNHPELFILILIVVIISMLVIPLPTYLVDFFIGLNIVLSILVFLASFYIDKILSFSTFPAVLLITTLFRLALSVSTSRLILNDADAGDIISTFGEFVIGGSLVVGFVIFSIVTIVQFMVITKGAERVAEVAARFSLDGMPGKQMSIDADLRAGSIDAEDAMSRRSVVERESQLYGSFDGAMKFIKGDAIAGIIIIFINFIGGISVGVSINGMDMSTALSTYTMLTIGDGLVAQIPALLIAIGSGFIVTRVNGDGDNMGRTIVDQLFTNSSVLVIAAIIALGIGSLPGFPFSVFMILALLLAGLYGYQRWKNNKAQVDLEGTTSHQPYEGDVLAEGESSLGIINNLNNVSAETVPLILVVNKSDEQILGKANITERFRSQFFIDYGINLPEITVRASEHIEPETVSVLINEISAERFQIKFNQYRVVNGSDELLQLGIPVSTIENMQWIAEEQRESVAALGYQLRSGIDEMYYTLAAVLIRHVNEYFGVQETKHILDKMEEKYPDLMKEVMRHATIQRISEVLQRLLSERISVRNMRLIMEALAQWAPREKEVISLVEHVRGALSRYICHKFSVGNSLRVIMLSAEFEDQIRQSIRNTSTGVFLHLEPAVADELIDRFALAMESVAMSCKDLVVLSSVDIRRFLKRFLESRFKDLEVMSFGEITDTVSINVVKTI; this is encoded by the coding sequence ATGATTGACTTTTTAAATCGGGTAAGGAACCATCCGGAACTCTTTATTCTTATATTGATTGTTGTGATCATTTCTATGTTGGTTATTCCTCTGCCAACCTATTTGGTCGATTTCTTTATTGGGTTGAACATTGTTTTATCCATCCTGGTTTTTTTAGCGTCATTTTATATTGATAAAATACTGAGCTTTTCAACATTCCCCGCGGTGTTGTTGATTACGACGCTGTTTCGATTAGCGCTATCCGTGAGTACTAGCCGTCTGATATTAAACGATGCTGATGCGGGGGACATCATTTCCACATTCGGTGAGTTTGTTATTGGGGGAAGCCTGGTTGTTGGTTTTGTGATTTTTTCGATAGTCACCATCGTGCAGTTTATGGTGATAACCAAAGGTGCCGAACGCGTCGCCGAAGTGGCAGCACGTTTCTCTCTGGATGGCATGCCAGGCAAGCAAATGAGCATTGATGCAGATTTGCGCGCGGGTTCCATCGATGCGGAAGATGCCATGTCACGACGCAGTGTGGTCGAGCGCGAAAGCCAGCTCTATGGCTCTTTTGATGGCGCGATGAAGTTTATCAAGGGCGATGCGATTGCTGGAATTATCATCATCTTCATCAACTTCATTGGTGGCATCAGTGTCGGTGTGTCAATTAATGGCATGGACATGTCAACCGCGCTTTCTACCTATACGATGTTGACGATCGGTGACGGCCTGGTTGCCCAAATCCCAGCACTATTGATCGCCATCGGTTCGGGTTTCATTGTGACGCGTGTTAATGGCGATGGCGACAACATGGGGCGCACCATTGTTGATCAGTTGTTCACCAACTCATCGGTACTGGTGATTGCGGCGATTATTGCCTTGGGCATCGGCAGCCTGCCGGGATTCCCTTTTTCTGTCTTTATGATTTTGGCATTGCTGCTCGCCGGACTTTATGGCTATCAACGTTGGAAAAATAACAAGGCACAGGTCGATCTTGAGGGGACAACGTCACACCAACCTTATGAAGGGGATGTGTTAGCCGAAGGGGAAAGCTCACTGGGTATCATTAATAATCTGAATAATGTTTCAGCAGAAACGGTGCCCTTGATTCTTGTCGTTAACAAAAGTGATGAACAAATACTGGGAAAGGCGAATATTACAGAACGCTTTCGCAGTCAATTCTTCATTGATTATGGGATAAACCTGCCGGAAATAACGGTGAGAGCGTCCGAGCACATAGAGCCTGAAACTGTGTCTGTGTTAATCAATGAAATCAGCGCAGAGCGTTTTCAAATAAAATTCAATCAGTACCGCGTTGTGAACGGTTCTGACGAGCTGCTACAGCTTGGAATACCGGTGTCTACCATTGAGAACATGCAATGGATTGCCGAAGAACAGCGGGAATCTGTTGCGGCATTAGGGTATCAACTGCGTAGTGGCATTGATGAAATGTATTACACCTTGGCGGCCGTGTTGATTCGTCATGTTAACGAGTATTTCGGTGTTCAGGAAACAAAGCATATTCTCGATAAAATGGAAGAGAAATACCCTGACTTGATGAAAGAAGTGATGCGTCATGCCACTATTCAGCGCATTTCTGAAGTATTACAGCGCCTTTTGAGTGAACGTATTTCAGTGCGTAATATGCGGTTAATTATGGAAGCCCTTGCCCAATGGGCGCCGCGTGAGAAAGAGGTTATTTCGCTGGTCGAGCATGTTCGCGGTGCTCTCTCACGTTATATTTGCCATAAATTCTCTGTGGGAAATTCGCTTCGCGTGATTATGTTATCCGCGGAATTTGAAGACCAGATTCGCCAGAGTATTAGAAATACCTCAACGGGTGTGTTCCTTCATCTTGAACCTGCTGTAGCGGATGAGCTGATTGATCGGTTTGCACTGGCCATGGAGAGTGTCGCGATGTCTTGTAAAGATTTAGTCGTGCTCTCCTCGGTGGATATACGCCGTTTCTTAAAGCGTTTTCTCGAGTCACGCTTTAAAGATCTTGAAGTTATGTCGTTCGGTGAAATAACCGATACGGTGTCAATCAATGTGGTGAAAACCATTTAA
- the sctW gene encoding type III secretion system gatekeeper subunit SctW — protein MAISVGPGSSTLQLQMARREKQNAEKNISAEQNNVSSGDEMQYMEDLSPAARAQKLYNAADDMSAVAGRFRQRREYEKKSSAMEESSFDRVLDDDAQPKVSKLIQALNGKEGAAIMRFLQQARALFPDESDLVMVLRELLYRRNLDEIRRKRLKALLSQVEKEADPKRLKAGINVALKARLLGSTLKMTPTLLRESYRSFLANDDTDLMQYQTWISTYGVENRGILTTFMEDALLADIDAADPSCSHSEFFFLQERIKQIKRIRSSDILFVQGLLKNPLIRDIDEKEATWLLLLFGMIEHTDDVDMLLSQTVGHHLRFAEHKNRAIVLQMIYYYCKKLPHEVFFSEEERIKLLMCFEDRLNAALYHERIEQRKTAQ, from the coding sequence ATGGCGATAAGCGTAGGTCCCGGCAGTTCTACTCTCCAGCTTCAGATGGCTCGGCGAGAGAAACAGAATGCAGAAAAAAATATTTCTGCTGAACAGAATAATGTTTCTTCTGGCGATGAAATGCAGTATATGGAAGATCTTTCTCCCGCAGCCAGAGCGCAGAAGTTGTATAACGCTGCGGATGATATGTCTGCGGTTGCGGGACGTTTTCGCCAGCGCAGGGAATATGAAAAGAAATCAAGCGCAATGGAAGAAAGCAGCTTTGATCGTGTGTTGGATGATGATGCTCAGCCGAAGGTGAGCAAGCTGATTCAAGCCCTGAATGGGAAAGAAGGGGCGGCTATTATGCGTTTTTTACAACAGGCGCGCGCATTATTTCCAGATGAGAGCGATCTGGTGATGGTTCTACGCGAGCTGTTGTATCGACGCAATCTGGATGAAATACGCCGGAAACGCCTTAAAGCGCTGCTGTCTCAGGTTGAAAAAGAAGCGGATCCCAAGCGCTTAAAAGCCGGAATTAATGTTGCGTTAAAGGCTCGGTTATTAGGTTCGACGCTCAAGATGACGCCTACATTACTGCGTGAGAGCTATCGCAGCTTTTTAGCCAATGATGATACCGATCTAATGCAGTACCAAACGTGGATATCGACCTACGGCGTTGAAAATCGCGGGATACTGACTACGTTTATGGAAGATGCGCTGTTGGCAGATATTGACGCGGCCGATCCCAGTTGTAGTCATTCGGAGTTTTTCTTTCTTCAGGAAAGAATAAAGCAAATTAAGCGTATCCGATCGAGTGATATTTTGTTTGTGCAAGGGTTACTCAAAAATCCTCTCATTCGCGATATTGATGAGAAAGAAGCGACCTGGCTGCTATTGCTCTTTGGCATGATCGAACACACTGATGATGTGGATATGTTGCTCTCGCAAACGGTAGGTCACCATTTACGTTTTGCTGAACATAAGAATCGAGCGATAGTTTTACAAATGATCTACTACTATTGCAAAAAATTACCTCATGAAGTTTTTTTTTCAGAGGAAGAAAGAATAAAATTATTGATGTGTTTTGAAGACAGACTCAATGCTGCGTTATACCACGAACGAATTGAACAGCGGAAAACCGCACAGTGA
- the sctC gene encoding type III secretion system outer membrane ring subunit SctC, whose product MARQESVNGIFDAISAAMRKPVILSKLAARKKVTGEFDLSLPKDVLVSVSEQLGLIWYSDGQAIYVYDATEMRNAVIVLRNTSFSTVESFLKNSGLHDPRFPLRSDNRNDTFYVSGPPIYVDLITSTAKYLDQKNDTFDGRESIAVIQLHNTFVEDRSFKYRDEKIVIPGISTVINKIISSGPTAGRSMQVVPRKPVKSELDTSDLPQDLLDSYAHEDAMAAVNIAHTASEVSVIAEPGTNSILVRGSPQQVEYIRSLAKTLDVAKRHIELSVWIVDLQKEAFDNLGVQWSGNLNVGGNLGISLNGGTSTIDGASFMVTALALSEKKKANIVSRPMLLTQENIPAIFDNSRTFYASLVGERTAQLENVTYGTLVSVLPRFTANGEIEMMLNVEDGSQFDTTKTNDSTLPEVGRTNISTIARVPKGKSLLIGGYTHDERNTVEGKIPLLGDIPLLGKLFQYSRDRESSMVRVFLIQPREIDAPLSPDAHTMINNIRKDLGNDQLQNWMTNYLDSQKWR is encoded by the coding sequence ATGGCTCGGCAAGAGAGTGTGAATGGCATTTTTGATGCTATCTCTGCTGCTATGAGAAAACCCGTCATTTTAAGTAAGCTGGCTGCACGCAAGAAGGTCACCGGTGAGTTTGATCTGAGCCTTCCGAAGGATGTACTGGTATCGGTATCCGAACAGCTTGGGTTGATTTGGTACAGTGATGGCCAGGCCATCTATGTCTATGACGCAACGGAAATGCGTAATGCAGTTATCGTATTGCGTAATACGTCATTCAGCACGGTTGAAAGCTTTTTGAAGAATTCAGGTCTGCACGATCCTCGTTTTCCTCTGCGTTCGGATAATCGTAATGACACGTTTTATGTGTCTGGACCGCCAATCTATGTCGATCTGATCACCAGTACGGCGAAATATCTCGATCAAAAAAACGATACCTTCGACGGGCGAGAGAGCATCGCCGTGATTCAGCTACACAACACCTTTGTCGAGGACCGTTCCTTTAAATACCGCGATGAGAAAATCGTCATTCCAGGCATTTCGACGGTAATAAATAAAATTATCAGCAGCGGGCCGACAGCGGGAAGGAGCATGCAGGTGGTGCCGCGTAAACCGGTTAAAAGCGAGCTGGATACCTCCGATCTGCCACAGGATTTGCTTGACAGCTATGCCCATGAAGATGCGATGGCTGCGGTGAATATTGCACATACTGCCAGTGAAGTGAGTGTTATTGCTGAACCGGGAACCAATAGCATTCTGGTGCGAGGAAGCCCTCAGCAGGTTGAATATATTCGTAGTCTGGCGAAAACCCTGGATGTTGCCAAGCGACATATTGAACTTTCCGTTTGGATTGTGGATTTACAAAAAGAAGCATTCGACAACCTTGGCGTTCAGTGGAGCGGAAATCTGAATGTCGGAGGCAATCTGGGTATTTCGCTTAACGGTGGCACGAGCACCATTGATGGCGCCAGCTTTATGGTTACGGCATTGGCGTTGAGTGAGAAGAAAAAGGCCAACATTGTTTCCCGCCCCATGTTGCTAACCCAGGAAAATATTCCGGCCATTTTTGACAACAGCCGAACCTTCTATGCCAGCCTGGTGGGTGAACGCACCGCCCAGTTAGAAAACGTTACTTACGGTACCTTGGTCAGCGTGCTTCCTCGTTTTACCGCGAACGGCGAAATAGAAATGATGCTGAACGTTGAAGACGGTAGCCAGTTTGATACAACCAAAACCAACGATTCCACATTGCCTGAAGTTGGCAGAACCAATATCAGCACCATCGCCCGCGTGCCGAAAGGAAAGAGCTTGCTGATTGGTGGGTATACCCATGATGAAAGAAACACGGTGGAAGGAAAGATTCCGTTGTTAGGTGACATTCCCCTGCTTGGTAAACTGTTCCAATATTCTCGTGACCGAGAATCAAGCATGGTTCGGGTATTCCTGATTCAGCCAAGAGAGATTGATGCGCCGTTATCACCGGATGCACATACGATGATTAACAATATACGCAAAGATCTGGGTAACGATCAATTGCAAAACTGGATGACCAATTATTTGGACAGCCAAAAATGGCGATAA
- a CDS encoding helix-turn-helix domain-containing protein: protein MEDMGQYRQLNVGEEYQFSQYALLLAQNSGQECYLRFRDKANTVECIIPANQRRLLAIAPASVTVEHGELHCLFLDFTLLAKLQVFIDKSMNKESTHCPRTLMASMPTTLGNEPEQKEMEYWLLHQTLLGAEDMACFSNVLRQSEWYALVEFLFDSYRSNSTQRLQTLCARYGLSVSHFRRLSRRALGNTAKSELRDWRLGQALFELINGDNNLTTIAMNHGYASLSHFSNEVKEVIGVSPRNLKKLLQAS from the coding sequence ATGGAAGATATGGGGCAATACCGTCAGCTTAATGTTGGCGAGGAATATCAGTTCTCTCAGTACGCTTTATTACTGGCACAGAACAGCGGGCAAGAATGTTACCTTCGCTTTCGCGACAAAGCAAATACGGTGGAATGCATAATTCCTGCTAACCAGCGCCGTTTGCTTGCCATCGCACCGGCTTCAGTGACCGTTGAGCACGGTGAATTACATTGTTTATTTCTTGATTTTACGTTGCTGGCAAAGCTGCAAGTGTTTATCGATAAATCAATGAATAAAGAAAGTACTCACTGTCCAAGAACGCTGATGGCCAGCATGCCAACGACACTCGGCAATGAACCTGAGCAAAAGGAGATGGAATATTGGCTTTTGCATCAGACGTTGTTGGGAGCTGAAGATATGGCGTGTTTTTCCAATGTATTGAGACAATCTGAATGGTATGCCCTGGTTGAGTTTCTTTTTGATTCATATCGAAGTAATTCGACCCAACGTTTGCAGACGCTCTGTGCGCGTTATGGACTCTCAGTTTCTCATTTTCGACGTTTATCGCGGCGCGCATTGGGCAATACGGCAAAATCTGAGCTACGTGATTGGCGTTTGGGGCAGGCACTGTTTGAATTGATTAATGGCGATAATAATTTAACGACTATCGCAATGAATCATGGATATGCATCACTTTCTCATTTCTCCAATGAGGTGAAAGAGGTGATTGGTGTTTCGCCAAGGAATTTGAAGAAATTATTGCAAGCGAGTTAA
- a CDS encoding gamma-glutamylcyclotransferase family protein, with protein MDSLFVYGTLMPGCENAHLLESIGGSWVQGSVSGSLLDAGWGAGMGYPGIVLDNTGNRVEGYLFYSARLTEHWDALDEFEGEEYARVAVDVTTTDGDIVTSFIYTVVPEAR; from the coding sequence ATGGACAGTCTTTTTGTATACGGTACGCTGATGCCAGGGTGTGAAAATGCGCATCTGTTGGAATCGATAGGTGGCTCCTGGGTGCAGGGCTCCGTATCTGGTTCACTGCTTGACGCAGGGTGGGGGGCCGGCATGGGGTATCCGGGGATTGTTCTCGATAACACCGGAAACCGCGTTGAGGGGTATCTGTTTTACTCAGCGCGTCTGACCGAACATTGGGATGCGCTGGATGAATTTGAAGGTGAGGAGTATGCCAGAGTGGCGGTAGACGTCACCACCACAGACGGAGATATTGTCACTTCTTTCATCTACACGGTCGTACCTGAAGCACGCTAG